A single region of the Synechococcus sp. HK05 genome encodes:
- a CDS encoding glycosyltransferase, which translates to MDRAEWHQALSCQLDPQLGWNWFALAELLLERKRETEAWACFRRASAALPEEHWIADHAAELQLKRLLGGETLEQGGSASSYRLWCAELEPRLPLSSQRLVHQWWLEPMPALPQQGWIVLMHKAAQLRAGGLQAIEQWLKQCPADSQPDLIYCDEDRLVDGERADPWFKPGWCWESYWAMPWLESFSAWRVSWLRLHQLALPPLDLGEQQQWIWRALEQRPRAAGVPRVLVHRLDGASGVPTEQVKALQAHLRRMGEGDVKVSRSNQVIGAMHLQWPIPNPLRCRIVIPTRNQAKLLAACLQSLKTTLSGDAVSWEIVVIDNGSTEPELAALLKQWNEQLAGRFAVMRDTRAFNWSRLNHLGVQHTWAAQPAPELLLFLNNDVEALEAGWLEAMASHACRESIGCVGANLLYPDGGLQHGGVVVGMHGGADHAYRGLPLRHSVHRGRSQLLSNWGAVTGACLMVRRSLYEQAGGFDPALPVEFNDVDFCLRLGQAGYRHVIPPDAVLIHKESQSRPCHNSPTEQSALRLMQSRWGKRLTTCSPWWPESSDPSAADGRAKEWRSAQ; encoded by the coding sequence TTGGACCGCGCGGAATGGCATCAGGCCCTGAGTTGTCAGCTCGATCCACAGCTGGGTTGGAATTGGTTCGCCCTGGCGGAGCTGTTGCTTGAGCGCAAGCGCGAGACCGAGGCCTGGGCTTGCTTCCGGCGCGCCAGTGCGGCCCTTCCTGAAGAGCACTGGATTGCAGACCATGCCGCTGAGCTACAGCTCAAGCGGCTGCTGGGTGGAGAGACGCTGGAACAGGGGGGCTCAGCGAGCAGCTATAGGTTGTGGTGCGCAGAATTAGAGCCGCGGTTGCCATTGAGCAGCCAGCGACTGGTGCATCAGTGGTGGCTGGAGCCGATGCCTGCGCTGCCGCAACAGGGCTGGATCGTGCTGATGCACAAGGCAGCGCAACTGCGAGCCGGTGGCCTTCAGGCGATCGAGCAGTGGTTGAAGCAGTGCCCGGCAGACAGCCAACCCGACCTGATCTATTGCGATGAAGATCGACTGGTGGATGGCGAGCGGGCCGATCCCTGGTTCAAGCCGGGGTGGTGCTGGGAGAGCTACTGGGCGATGCCCTGGTTGGAATCGTTCTCAGCCTGGAGAGTCAGCTGGCTTCGGTTGCACCAATTGGCACTGCCACCGCTGGATCTTGGCGAGCAACAGCAGTGGATCTGGCGGGCCTTAGAGCAACGGCCGCGCGCAGCGGGTGTGCCCCGGGTGCTGGTGCATCGGCTGGATGGTGCCTCAGGCGTGCCCACAGAGCAGGTGAAGGCCTTGCAGGCACACCTGCGCCGGATGGGTGAGGGGGATGTCAAGGTATCTCGCTCCAATCAAGTGATAGGGGCGATGCACTTGCAGTGGCCTATCCCAAACCCACTGCGCTGCCGCATCGTGATCCCCACGCGCAACCAAGCGAAGCTGCTGGCAGCTTGCCTCCAAAGCTTGAAGACCACCCTCAGCGGTGATGCCGTGAGTTGGGAGATTGTGGTGATTGACAACGGATCCACGGAGCCAGAGCTCGCCGCGCTTCTGAAGCAGTGGAACGAACAACTGGCAGGGCGCTTCGCCGTGATGCGCGACACGCGAGCGTTTAACTGGAGCCGCCTGAACCACCTCGGGGTGCAGCACACATGGGCAGCGCAACCTGCGCCTGAGCTCTTGCTATTCCTTAACAACGACGTTGAGGCGCTCGAAGCGGGATGGCTAGAAGCGATGGCTTCCCACGCCTGCCGGGAGAGCATCGGCTGTGTGGGAGCGAACCTGCTCTACCCCGATGGGGGCTTGCAACACGGCGGTGTCGTGGTGGGGATGCACGGGGGCGCCGATCACGCCTATCGCGGTTTACCGCTGAGGCATTCCGTCCATCGTGGGCGCAGCCAATTGTTGAGCAATTGGGGCGCAGTAACCGGGGCTTGCCTGATGGTGCGCCGCAGCCTCTACGAACAGGCCGGCGGGTTTGATCCGGCGCTACCGGTTGAATTCAATGATGTGGATTTCTGCCTGCGGCTCGGGCAGGCAGGCTACCGGCATGTGATTCCACCGGATGCGGTGTTAATCCACAAAGAAAGCCAAAGCCGTCCTTGCCATAACAGCCCAACAGAACAAAGTGCGCTGCGATTGATGCAATCGCGCTGGGGCAAGCGGCTGACAACCTGCAGCCCCTGGTGGCCCGAGTCGAGCGATCCGAGCGCTGCGGATGGGCGGGCGAAGGAGTGGCGCTCAGCGCAATGA
- a CDS encoding glycosyltransferase, protein MVSFAWTADHPGGLRSHVVDLAHALRDHGYAVFVHCVNTDPQAPPFETRSWIEDGIHVQELNHAYQDLKALAGFQCVDQAEVILREWVRYYQLQLVDVHHTLYVGVRALPALSAQVPVVATLHDYWLLDPRGQLFGFASQPGATLTAEAWEAGVRQTWPHLFRQSLSQLHYYNPTTHLDRVDSPRLMQTWQSYSRRCLSACRRLVAPSEAAAATFLNYGFSQPIRVIENGIDPSGLLNGLLEESVDSIQNGPIRMGLLGNVAPSKGQLAFCEALLSTPWRADVKLHLYGQIPDTYHGDSSPQQRLKGLMVRYPELILWHGAYQRDQLKAIFAGLDLLVMPSLWPEVYGLIAREALCYGLPLIVSNAGALAELDGRSHVFLLDAADPAGWSEALNAAFERGPLLRWVYERRRRILPPDSTVRTSAECAVEVAELYQEVLATADEAAALIPAHSLR, encoded by the coding sequence TTGGTCAGCTTCGCGTGGACAGCTGATCACCCTGGCGGCCTACGCAGCCATGTGGTGGATCTGGCCCATGCTCTGCGCGATCATGGCTACGCGGTGTTTGTGCACTGCGTAAACACCGACCCTCAGGCACCGCCATTTGAAACGCGGAGCTGGATTGAGGACGGCATTCACGTGCAGGAGCTGAATCACGCCTACCAGGATCTCAAGGCTCTTGCGGGGTTTCAATGCGTTGATCAGGCCGAGGTGATCCTGCGTGAGTGGGTGCGCTATTACCAGCTCCAGCTCGTGGATGTACACCACACCCTCTATGTGGGTGTTCGTGCCTTGCCGGCCCTATCGGCGCAGGTTCCAGTTGTAGCTACCCTTCACGATTACTGGTTGCTCGATCCCCGAGGACAGCTCTTTGGTTTCGCCTCCCAACCCGGAGCCACTCTCACTGCTGAAGCTTGGGAAGCAGGTGTGCGGCAGACATGGCCGCATCTGTTTCGCCAAAGCCTTTCCCAGCTGCACTACTACAACCCAACGACACATCTAGACCGGGTTGATTCGCCACGTCTGATGCAGACATGGCAGAGCTATAGCCGCCGCTGCCTCTCGGCTTGTCGCCGTTTGGTCGCCCCCTCTGAAGCAGCCGCAGCCACATTTCTGAACTATGGATTCAGCCAGCCGATTCGTGTTATTGAAAACGGCATCGATCCCTCTGGGCTGCTCAATGGCCTGCTTGAAGAATCGGTTGATTCAATCCAAAATGGTCCGATTCGCATGGGGCTATTGGGCAATGTTGCGCCCTCAAAGGGGCAACTGGCATTTTGCGAAGCTCTGCTCAGTACTCCATGGCGAGCTGATGTGAAGCTGCATCTCTATGGTCAGATTCCTGATACATACCATGGTGATTCAAGTCCACAGCAGCGACTTAAAGGCTTGATGGTTCGCTATCCGGAGCTCATCCTCTGGCATGGCGCCTACCAGCGCGATCAGCTTAAAGCGATCTTCGCGGGTCTTGATCTTCTGGTCATGCCTTCTCTCTGGCCTGAGGTGTATGGCTTGATCGCTCGAGAAGCGCTCTGTTACGGGTTGCCGTTGATTGTCTCCAACGCCGGTGCTTTGGCTGAGCTAGATGGCCGGAGCCATGTGTTCCTCCTCGATGCGGCAGATCCCGCCGGCTGGAGCGAGGCCCTCAACGCTGCCTTCGAACGAGGGCCTCTCTTGCGCTGGGTGTACGAGCGCCGGCGACGGATCCTTCCACCAGACAGCACAGTGCGCACGTCAGCGGAGTGCGCTGTTGAGGTTGCCGAGCTCTATCAAGAGGTGCTTGCCACTGCAGATGAAGCCGCCGCTCTGATTCCTGCCCACTCATTGCGCTGA